One region of Turicibacter bilis genomic DNA includes:
- the rfbC gene encoding dTDP-4-dehydrorhamnose 3,5-epimerase has translation MGNFNFIATKIPDLYIIEPKVFGDERGYFMESYSQKDFAEAGLTMTFVQDNESKSRKGVLRGLHFQTKHTQGKLVRVTQGEVWDVAVDLRKGSPTYGQWEGVYLSAENKRQFYVPEGFAHGFVVTSDEAVFNYKCTDFYAPEYDSGLLWNDVDVAIEWPLEGIEELLLSEKDKKQKTLKELTDLPFVYEGESK, from the coding sequence ATGGGAAACTTTAATTTTATCGCAACTAAAATTCCAGATTTATATATTATTGAACCAAAAGTATTCGGAGATGAGCGTGGTTATTTTATGGAAAGTTACAGCCAAAAAGACTTCGCTGAAGCAGGCTTAACGATGACGTTCGTTCAAGATAACGAATCAAAATCGCGTAAAGGTGTTTTACGTGGGCTACACTTCCAAACGAAACACACGCAAGGAAAATTAGTACGTGTCACTCAAGGTGAAGTATGGGATGTTGCCGTTGACTTACGTAAGGGATCTCCAACGTATGGACAATGGGAAGGTGTTTACTTAAGTGCTGAAAATAAACGCCAATTCTATGTGCCAGAAGGATTCGCTCATGGATTTGTCGTGACATCTGATGAAGCGGTATTTAACTATAAATGTACGGACTTCTATGCTCCAGAATACGATAGCGGGTTACTTTGGAATGATGTTGACGTAGCGATTGAATGGCCATTAGAAGGAATTGAGGAACTTTTATTATCAGAAAAAGATAAAAAACAAAAGACATTAAAAGAATTAACAGATTTACCGTTTGTCTATGAAGGAGAGAGCAAGTAA
- a CDS encoding DUF2304 domain-containing protein, whose translation MGGRIISLELQFALIIGALATYTYVIYKIRKSNVRIDDMIIWVIGSVLLLLLSIFPIIPAKIASILGFISAANFIFCAIIFFLLLMVFSLSVKLSQQHEKLKDITHNLAMLEKRLEERRKNDAHK comes from the coding sequence ATGGGTGGCAGAATTATTTCGTTAGAATTACAATTCGCTTTAATCATCGGTGCATTAGCCACATATACTTACGTTATTTATAAAATTCGTAAGTCCAATGTAAGAATTGATGACATGATCATTTGGGTAATCGGGAGTGTTCTTCTCTTACTCTTAAGTATCTTCCCAATTATTCCTGCTAAAATAGCCTCAATCCTTGGATTTATCTCAGCAGCTAACTTTATCTTCTGTGCGATTATCTTCTTCTTACTGTTAATGGTTTTCTCATTATCTGTTAAGCTCAGTCAACAGCATGAAAAATTAAAAGACATCACTCATAATTTAGCGATGTTAGAAAAGCGTCTAGAAGAACGTCGAAAAAACGACGCTCATAAATAG
- a CDS encoding glycosyltransferase family 2 protein, with amino-acid sequence MKVLLIIPAYNEEKNIKRVIENLKVNLPNCDYIIINDCSSDRTGKVCEQNHYNFINLPVNLGLAGAVQAGYKYAFENDYDVAIQYDGDGQHRAEYIPLLVECIQSGANIAIGSRFVSAPKPYNLRMIGSRLIAFSIKITTGVSVKDPTSGMRAIDKKLIKEFAYKMNYPPEPDTIAYQLRKGAIIKEIQVEMDERIEGESYLGMANSIKYMMRMLTSILLIQGFRK; translated from the coding sequence ATGAAGGTTTTACTAATTATTCCCGCCTATAATGAGGAAAAAAATATTAAACGAGTTATTGAAAATTTAAAAGTTAATTTACCTAATTGTGATTATATAATTATCAATGATTGTTCAAGTGATCGGACAGGTAAAGTATGTGAACAAAATCATTATAACTTCATTAACCTACCGGTAAACCTCGGTTTAGCCGGTGCGGTTCAAGCGGGATATAAGTATGCGTTTGAAAATGATTATGATGTAGCGATTCAATATGATGGGGATGGCCAACATCGGGCGGAATATATTCCATTACTAGTTGAATGTATTCAAAGTGGAGCTAATATCGCCATTGGTTCGCGCTTCGTGAGTGCCCCTAAACCATATAATTTACGTATGATTGGCTCAAGGTTAATCGCTTTTTCAATTAAAATTACTACTGGTGTGAGCGTTAAAGACCCAACAAGTGGGATGAGAGCTATTGATAAGAAATTAATCAAAGAGTTTGCTTATAAAATGAACTATCCACCTGAACCAGATACAATTGCGTATCAATTACGCAAAGGTGCTATTATTAAAGAGATTCAAGTTGAGATGGATGAGCGTATCGAAGGAGAAAGCTATTTAGGAATGGCAAATAGTATTAAATATATGATGAGAATGCTAACAAGTATCTTATTGATTCAAGGATTTAGAAAGTAG
- the rfbB gene encoding dTDP-glucose 4,6-dehydratase, with translation MMDKKILVTGGAGFIGGNFVHYMVDKYPNYMIVNLDALTYAGNLETCQPVEGKPNYKFVKGDIADRDFIFNLFEKEKFDIVVNFAAESHVDRSVTDPEIFIKTNVLGTQVLMDASRAYGVERYHQVSTDEVYGDLPLDRPDLFFTEETPLHTSSPYSASKASADLLVFAYHRTFGLPITISRCSNNYGPYHFPEKLIPLMISRALNDEQLPVYGNGENVRDWLHVYDHCAAIDLILHKGKVGEVYNVGGHNERTNLEVVKTILKALNKPESLITYVKDRPGHDLRYAIDPQKLENELGWKPTYNFDTGIQQTIEWYLDNKQWWENIISGEYQNYFEKQYGDR, from the coding sequence ATGATGGATAAAAAGATTTTAGTGACAGGTGGAGCCGGATTTATCGGTGGAAACTTTGTTCATTACATGGTAGATAAATACCCAAACTATATGATTGTTAATTTAGATGCGTTAACTTACGCAGGAAACTTAGAAACATGTCAACCAGTTGAAGGGAAACCAAACTACAAATTCGTTAAAGGAGATATCGCCGATCGTGACTTTATCTTCAATTTATTCGAAAAAGAAAAGTTCGATATCGTCGTGAACTTTGCGGCAGAATCTCACGTAGACCGTTCAGTGACAGATCCAGAAATCTTCATCAAAACCAATGTCTTAGGAACACAAGTGTTAATGGATGCGTCTCGTGCTTATGGCGTAGAACGTTATCACCAAGTGTCAACAGACGAAGTATACGGAGACTTACCGTTAGATCGCCCAGATTTATTCTTCACAGAAGAAACACCATTACACACATCAAGTCCATACTCAGCTTCAAAGGCATCAGCTGACTTATTAGTTTTCGCTTACCACCGTACATTTGGATTACCAATCACGATTTCTCGTTGTTCAAATAACTATGGACCTTACCATTTCCCAGAAAAATTAATTCCATTAATGATTTCACGTGCATTAAATGATGAGCAATTACCGGTTTACGGAAATGGAGAGAACGTTCGTGACTGGTTACACGTGTATGATCACTGTGCAGCCATCGACTTAATTTTACACAAGGGTAAAGTTGGAGAAGTTTACAACGTTGGTGGACACAACGAACGTACCAACTTAGAAGTTGTTAAAACCATCTTAAAAGCCTTAAATAAGCCTGAATCATTAATTACTTACGTGAAAGATCGCCCAGGACATGACTTACGTTATGCGATTGACCCACAAAAATTAGAAAATGAATTAGGATGGAAACCAACGTATAACTTCGATACAGGGATCCAACAAACGATTGAGTGGTATTTAGACAATAAACAATGGTGGGAAAATATCATCTCAGGAGAATACCAAAACTACTTTGAAAAACAATATGGTGATCGCTAA
- a CDS encoding YveK family protein — protein MENTEYEIDLKEIFHMLQKRWVLITGITVSALIISAIVSFFILTPIYEASTTMIVNYKQNQESVMTYNDLQTSQKLVATYTEIIKSERILDEVINKLNLELSSKELINKISVSQVGQTEILKLTVKDADAELATLIANTISKVFQEDIGQMMEVDNVSTVDIAKVPQDPTSPNKMMNIAIAGVLGLVISVGLVFVLEFLDRTYKTPTDVERHLGLPLIGAIPDMLLEQGK, from the coding sequence ATGGAAAATACAGAGTATGAAATTGATTTAAAAGAGATTTTTCACATGCTACAAAAAAGGTGGGTATTGATTACAGGTATAACAGTATCTGCTTTAATTATCTCAGCAATTGTGAGCTTTTTTATTTTAACGCCTATTTATGAGGCGTCAACAACGATGATTGTTAATTACAAGCAAAATCAAGAATCTGTGATGACTTATAATGACTTACAGACAAGTCAAAAGTTAGTAGCAACTTATACAGAGATTATAAAAAGTGAGCGTATTTTAGATGAAGTTATTAATAAGTTGAACTTGGAGCTATCATCTAAAGAATTAATTAATAAGATTTCTGTTTCACAGGTGGGGCAAACAGAAATTTTAAAATTAACAGTGAAGGATGCAGATGCAGAATTAGCAACTTTAATCGCAAATACAATTTCTAAAGTATTCCAAGAAGATATTGGTCAAATGATGGAAGTAGACAATGTTTCAACTGTTGATATTGCTAAAGTTCCGCAGGATCCAACATCACCAAATAAGATGATGAATATCGCCATTGCCGGCGTATTAGGCTTAGTGATTAGTGTGGGATTAGTCTTTGTATTGGAATTTTTAGATCGTACATACAAAACACCAACAGATGTTGAACGCCATTTAGGATTACCACTAATCGGTGCGATTCCAGATATGTTGTTAGAACAAGGGAAATAG
- the rfbA gene encoding glucose-1-phosphate thymidylyltransferase RfbA, giving the protein MKGIILAGGSGTRLYPITKSVSKQALPIYDKPMIYYPLSVLMLAGIKDILIISTPRDITLFQELLEDGAHLGLNIEYKIQDQPNGLAEAFIIGEEFIGDDKVALVLGDNIFHGYGFTERLQKAVEREESTIFGYHVSDPTAFGVVEFDQDFNVLSIEEKPAEPKSNYAVPGLYFYDNDVVEIAKNIQPSPRGELEITDINNEYLRRGKLKVELFGRGMAWLDTGTHRGLLDAANYVEAVQTRQGLYVSCLEEIAYRKGYISKAQLLELAQPLLKTEYGQYLVKIANEVI; this is encoded by the coding sequence ATGAAAGGGATTATATTAGCAGGCGGATCGGGAACACGCCTATACCCAATTACGAAATCAGTTTCAAAACAAGCGTTGCCAATCTACGATAAACCAATGATTTACTATCCATTATCAGTGTTAATGTTAGCAGGAATTAAAGATATTTTAATCATCTCAACACCACGTGATATTACATTATTCCAAGAATTGTTAGAAGATGGGGCTCATTTAGGATTAAATATTGAATACAAAATTCAAGATCAACCAAATGGACTAGCAGAGGCGTTCATCATTGGAGAAGAATTTATCGGAGATGATAAAGTTGCTTTAGTTTTAGGAGATAATATTTTCCATGGATATGGATTCACAGAACGTCTTCAAAAAGCAGTTGAACGTGAAGAATCAACTATCTTTGGTTATCATGTGAGTGATCCAACAGCGTTTGGAGTCGTTGAATTTGACCAAGACTTCAATGTGTTATCGATTGAAGAAAAACCAGCAGAACCTAAATCAAATTATGCAGTTCCAGGGTTATATTTTTACGATAACGATGTGGTTGAAATCGCGAAAAATATTCAGCCGTCTCCACGTGGTGAGTTAGAAATCACAGATATTAATAATGAATATTTACGTCGTGGAAAATTAAAAGTCGAATTATTCGGACGTGGAATGGCTTGGCTTGACACAGGAACTCACCGTGGATTATTAGATGCAGCGAATTATGTTGAGGCGGTTCAAACACGTCAAGGGTTATATGTCTCATGTTTAGAAGAAATTGCATATCGTAAAGGTTACATTTCAAAAGCACAATTGTTAGAATTGGCACAGCCATTATTGAAAACAGAATACGGACAATACTTAGTGAAAATCGCAAATGAGGTGATTTAA
- the rfbD gene encoding dTDP-4-dehydrorhamnose reductase, translating to MKVLVTGVKGQLGYDVVKDLEKRGHQPIGVDRDEMDLMDNEAIRTFIMNLKPEAIIHCAAYTAVDKAEEEVETCYQINAEAVKVISECAKELDVKLIYISTDYVFDGTKEGEYVETDLPNPINVYGASKLKGEQYVQTLLEKYYIVRISWVFGVNGNNFIKTMRRLGSERDELNIINDQVGSPTYTADLAPLLVDMMETDKYGIYHATNEETCSWYEFANEIFKQSGIEVKTNPITTDQYPTAAKRPMNSRMSKAKLKANGFNLLPTWQEALAHYLKLI from the coding sequence ATGAAAGTACTAGTCACAGGAGTTAAAGGTCAATTAGGATATGACGTTGTTAAAGATTTAGAAAAACGCGGTCATCAGCCCATTGGGGTTGACCGTGATGAAATGGACTTAATGGATAATGAAGCGATTCGTACCTTTATCATGAACTTAAAACCAGAGGCTATCATTCACTGTGCCGCTTATACAGCGGTAGATAAAGCTGAAGAAGAGGTAGAGACTTGTTACCAAATTAATGCTGAAGCAGTCAAAGTCATTTCAGAATGTGCCAAAGAACTAGATGTCAAATTAATCTATATTAGTACGGATTATGTTTTTGATGGAACAAAAGAGGGAGAGTATGTGGAAACTGATCTTCCTAATCCAATCAACGTATACGGTGCAAGTAAATTAAAAGGGGAACAATACGTTCAAACCTTATTAGAAAAATACTATATTGTTCGTATTTCATGGGTCTTCGGTGTGAACGGAAACAACTTCATCAAAACGATGCGTCGTTTAGGATCAGAACGTGATGAACTAAATATCATCAACGATCAAGTCGGATCACCAACGTATACAGCCGATTTAGCACCCTTATTAGTCGATATGATGGAGACCGATAAATATGGCATCTATCATGCGACGAATGAAGAAACATGCTCATGGTATGAATTTGCGAATGAAATCTTTAAACAAAGTGGGATTGAAGTCAAAACAAATCCAATTACCACGGATCAATATCCAACAGCAGCGAAACGCCCGATGAATAGTCGTATGAGTAAAGCAAAGTTAAAAGCTAATGGATTTAACTTATTACCAACATGGCAAGAGGCATTAGCTCATTATCTTAAATTAATTTAA
- a CDS encoding glycosyltransferase family 2 protein, translated as MKVSYVILQYNLYEKTVKCIEHIELNTKVDYQIVVVDNCSTNDAYQRIKQKYEQTSHVTVIQTPKNLGFANGNNYGVEYVNQYHNYDWLIVMNNDIYLKTPLTSDILKLPYAVVGPDIIRIDTNEHQNPLPTIQYSNFYIFYMTMIYRIYVILNTLYLDYYLHRLAIYCLTYLTNRKAKKQQLEISSEAIVGKIHGSVILFKKDFIDRYPLPFHPSTFMYLEEDFLSLRCLRANIPMYYQPAIQFIHDHSSTVDSISKNAHAKSRYVYQNNIKSLMAFKKYFNSNEY; from the coding sequence ATGAAGGTTAGTTATGTTATCCTACAGTATAACTTATATGAAAAGACAGTTAAATGTATTGAGCATATCGAATTAAATACGAAGGTCGATTATCAAATTGTTGTAGTTGATAATTGTTCAACAAATGATGCTTATCAGAGGATAAAACAAAAATATGAACAGACTTCTCATGTAACTGTAATCCAGACACCTAAAAATCTAGGATTTGCAAACGGAAATAATTACGGTGTAGAATATGTTAATCAATATCACAATTATGATTGGTTAATTGTGATGAATAATGATATTTATCTCAAAACACCTCTCACTTCGGACATATTAAAGTTACCTTATGCAGTAGTAGGGCCAGATATTATTCGGATCGATACTAACGAACATCAAAATCCGTTACCAACTATTCAATATTCTAATTTTTATATTTTCTATATGACGATGATTTATCGAATTTATGTTATTTTGAATACGCTTTATTTAGATTATTATTTACACCGATTAGCAATTTATTGCTTAACTTATTTAACAAATCGAAAAGCAAAAAAACAACAGTTAGAAATCTCAAGTGAGGCGATTGTTGGTAAAATTCATGGTAGTGTCATCTTATTCAAAAAGGATTTTATTGATAGATATCCTTTACCATTTCATCCATCTACATTCATGTATTTAGAAGAAGATTTTTTATCATTACGATGTCTTCGTGCCAATATTCCAATGTATTATCAACCAGCAATTCAATTTATTCATGATCATAGCAGTACAGTTGATTCTATTTCAAAGAACGCACATGCCAAAAGTCGATATGTTTATCAAAATAATATTAAGTCGTTAATGGCCTTTAAAAAATATTTTAATAGTAATGAATATTGA
- a CDS encoding sugar transferase → MEHFSESELLMKKKELVKDDVIYLFFKRLMDIVGASLGLILASPIMLIVAILIKLEDPKGPIFFSQIRNGAYPGTFKMYKFRSMYIDAEERLQELMHLNEQSGPAFKIKDDPRITKVGKFIRKTSLDELPQLFNVLKGDMSLVGPRPAIPREVEQYTDYQKQRIFVKPGLTCIWQVSGRNNIGFEEWVELDIEYIKTRNLWLDIKLILLTIPAMLGDENAS, encoded by the coding sequence GTGGAGCATTTTAGTGAAAGTGAACTCCTCATGAAAAAAAAAGAATTAGTAAAGGATGACGTTATTTATTTATTCTTTAAACGATTGATGGATATTGTGGGAGCTAGTCTGGGATTAATTTTAGCCTCACCAATCATGTTAATCGTGGCTATTTTGATTAAGTTAGAGGATCCAAAAGGGCCTATCTTTTTCTCACAAATTCGAAATGGGGCTTATCCAGGAACCTTTAAAATGTATAAGTTTCGAAGCATGTATATCGATGCGGAAGAACGGCTACAAGAGCTAATGCATCTCAACGAACAAAGTGGTCCAGCTTTTAAAATCAAAGATGACCCACGTATCACGAAGGTTGGAAAGTTTATTCGTAAGACAAGTTTGGATGAGCTCCCACAACTGTTTAATGTGTTAAAAGGTGATATGAGTTTAGTGGGGCCACGTCCAGCAATTCCACGTGAGGTTGAACAATACACTGATTATCAAAAGCAACGTATATTTGTAAAACCTGGACTTACATGTATTTGGCAGGTGAGTGGACGAAATAACATTGGCTTTGAAGAATGGGTCGAACTTGATATTGAATATATTAAAACACGAAATTTATGGCTAGACATTAAATTAATTTTATTAACTATTCCAGCAATGCTGGGCGATGAGAATGCAAGTTAG
- a CDS encoding glycosyltransferase family 2 protein produces the protein MYKVSVIVPVYNGENYVSICLDSLVNQTLKELEVIIINDGSTDNTLTVLNYYVRQYPQLFKVYTIKNSGQGIARNIGVSYATGEYLAFADSDDYMAPEMYEQLYKFAKQYSYDLVVCPYYRVSQDHTILNTEMNQMDSITDINTSPWNKLFHRQTWLNHEVKFAEKLWYEDVLAIYSYAFTVKNIGFYQIPLYYYVFRENSSINLYSPKVNDIFKVFNQLYDYLNEKSVIARYREEIEAVFLMHIILGHLSRCASEKSLFKRHNYIKETKQYITNKFPRYNHNKYMNLRRPLSQNNLLSIVKAISLKAFKYNLFDIVLLAYRITQKLKINVNRW, from the coding sequence ATGTACAAAGTTAGTGTAATTGTTCCAGTTTATAATGGGGAAAACTATGTCTCAATTTGTTTAGATTCGTTAGTAAATCAAACATTAAAAGAATTAGAAGTTATTATTATAAACGATGGATCAACCGATAATACCTTAACTGTTTTAAATTATTACGTCAGACAGTACCCTCAATTATTTAAAGTTTATACGATTAAAAATAGTGGTCAAGGAATCGCACGTAATATTGGTGTCTCATATGCGACTGGTGAATATTTGGCCTTTGCTGATAGCGATGATTATATGGCACCAGAGATGTATGAACAATTATATAAGTTTGCAAAACAATATTCATATGATTTAGTAGTTTGTCCCTATTACCGGGTGTCACAAGATCATACAATTTTAAATACAGAGATGAATCAGATGGACAGTATAACAGATATCAATACTAGCCCATGGAATAAACTTTTTCATCGTCAAACATGGTTGAATCATGAAGTGAAATTTGCTGAAAAGCTCTGGTATGAAGATGTATTAGCCATTTATTCTTATGCCTTCACGGTAAAAAATATCGGTTTTTATCAAATTCCGCTGTATTACTATGTTTTCCGTGAAAATTCGTCGATTAATTTATATAGTCCAAAGGTTAATGATATCTTTAAAGTTTTTAATCAATTATACGACTATTTAAATGAAAAGAGTGTTATAGCACGTTATCGTGAAGAGATTGAGGCTGTTTTTTTGATGCATATTATCTTAGGTCATCTTTCAAGATGTGCTAGTGAGAAAAGTCTATTTAAACGACATAACTATATAAAAGAAACTAAGCAGTATATTACAAATAAATTTCCTAGGTATAATCATAATAAGTATATGAATTTAAGGCGACCATTATCGCAGAATAACTTATTATCGATCGTGAAAGCTATCTCTTTAAAAGCGTTTAAATATAATCTTTTTGATATAGTGTTACTTGCTTATCGAATAACTCAAAAGTTAAAAATAAACGTAAATAGATGGTAG
- a CDS encoding glycosyltransferase — protein MILKSLFFSYMSELEGESLSKIDILMATYNGGQYISQQIESILNQEFKEFNLIVCDDQSTDNTVEIIKEYMNKDSRISLHVNDQNLGYNQNFMKLINLSTAPFFSIADQDDIWNSNQLKDLYQAIIKKDVDIVYGKSSYIDQFNHVVSNRPYVRNIDVKVPYLLFEDNIIPGRNMLVNARLKEQLFPVPTLSRTFIYDWYLAFKAVENHGIYYIDKTINQYRIHTNSVTNTDAYSPLKEKSFREKLMYIENLRIEAIKNRLNRIEVFKTFLKDQVAVEEYATYVDSLKKTRFINFHFANFFKYMKVRTLHYQIIFFIILHLPFLYRVFIMKYVNESRRSYEG, from the coding sequence ATGATTTTAAAATCATTATTCTTTTCATATATGAGTGAGTTAGAAGGTGAAAGCTTGTCTAAAATTGATATTTTGATGGCAACCTATAATGGGGGACAGTATATCTCTCAACAAATTGAAAGTATTCTTAATCAAGAGTTTAAAGAGTTTAATTTGATTGTTTGTGATGATCAGTCAACAGATAATACAGTTGAGATTATTAAAGAATATATGAATAAGGATTCTAGAATTAGTCTACATGTAAATGATCAAAATTTAGGCTACAATCAAAATTTTATGAAGCTCATTAATTTATCGACAGCACCTTTCTTTTCGATTGCAGATCAAGATGATATTTGGAATTCAAATCAATTAAAAGATTTATATCAAGCAATTATTAAGAAAGATGTCGATATTGTATATGGTAAATCAAGTTATATTGATCAATTTAATCATGTAGTCTCGAATCGACCGTATGTTCGAAATATTGATGTCAAAGTTCCATATTTATTATTTGAAGATAATATTATTCCTGGACGTAATATGCTAGTCAATGCTCGCTTAAAGGAGCAGTTATTCCCAGTACCAACTTTATCTCGTACGTTTATTTATGATTGGTACTTAGCTTTTAAAGCCGTTGAGAATCATGGAATTTATTATATCGACAAAACAATTAATCAATATCGAATACACACGAATAGTGTTACGAATACGGATGCGTATTCACCGTTAAAAGAGAAGAGTTTCCGAGAAAAGTTGATGTATATTGAAAATCTTCGAATAGAAGCCATTAAAAATCGTTTGAATCGAATTGAGGTATTTAAAACTTTTTTAAAGGACCAAGTAGCGGTAGAAGAATATGCAACATATGTTGATTCTTTAAAGAAAACGAGGTTTATAAATTTTCACTTTGCAAACTTCTTTAAATACATGAAGGTTCGAACGTTACATTATCAAATTATCTTCTTCATAATCTTACATCTTCCATTTTTATATCGAGTGTTTATTATGAAGTATGTAAATGAAAGTAGGAGAAGCTATGAAGGTTAG
- a CDS encoding CpsD/CapB family tyrosine-protein kinase, whose translation MSSELITITNPKSPIAEAYRTLRTNIQFSNVDEDLKVICVTSSGPSEGKTTTSCNLAETFAQAGKRVLLIDGDLRKPRVHKVFKISGTRGLTNLLAGQLSLEEVTSYVGSDLTVIPCGPIPPNPSELIASKRMKELVANLRQQYDVVIIDAPPVGVVTDSAIFSTIVDGTLLVVASGKTEIDGAKRAKQLLENVNARILGVVMTMIPVTKKGYYGYQYYSYEEETQPARKKRGVFSKA comes from the coding sequence ATGAGTTCAGAATTAATTACGATTACGAATCCAAAGTCACCAATTGCTGAAGCTTATCGTACATTAAGAACAAATATTCAATTTTCTAATGTTGATGAGGATTTGAAAGTAATTTGTGTGACAAGTTCAGGGCCTTCAGAAGGAAAAACAACGACAAGTTGTAATTTAGCAGAAACGTTTGCGCAAGCGGGAAAACGCGTATTATTAATTGATGGAGATTTACGTAAGCCACGTGTTCACAAAGTGTTTAAAATTTCAGGGACTAGAGGATTAACCAATTTATTAGCAGGTCAGTTATCTTTAGAAGAAGTAACAAGCTATGTTGGATCAGATTTAACAGTTATTCCATGTGGGCCAATTCCACCCAATCCTTCAGAGCTAATTGCTTCAAAGCGTATGAAAGAGTTAGTAGCAAACTTACGACAACAATATGATGTGGTTATTATTGATGCACCACCAGTTGGAGTGGTTACTGATAGTGCTATTTTTTCAACGATTGTGGATGGAACATTATTAGTTGTCGCTTCTGGTAAAACAGAAATTGATGGGGCAAAACGAGCTAAACAATTACTTGAAAATGTTAATGCACGAATTCTTGGTGTTGTCATGACGATGATTCCAGTCACGAAAAAAGGGTACTATGGTTATCAATATTATAGCTACGAAGAAGAGACACAACCAGCAAGAAAGAAACGGGGGGTATTTTCAAAAGCATAG